A single window of Mycolicibacterium madagascariense DNA harbors:
- a CDS encoding Bax inhibitor-1/YccA family protein, whose amino-acid sequence MRESSNPVFRSLPKQQGGYATFGTGAAGYGAAVQADPYAAQPYTDQGTNVSRPLTIDDVVTKTGITLAVLTAVAAVSYFLVAQNLALAMPFTMVGALGGLVLVLIATFARKQDNPAIVLAYAALEGLFLGAFSFVIANLYVSGVSAGALIGQAVLGTIGVFVGMLIVYKTGAIRVTPKFTRMLVAAMFGVLALALGNLVLGMFGVGGGEGLGLRSGGPMAIIFSLVCIGIAAFSFLIDFDAADQMIRAGAPSKAGWGIALGLTVTLVWLYIEILQLLSYFQRD is encoded by the coding sequence GTGCGCGAGAGCAGCAACCCGGTGTTCCGTTCCCTGCCCAAGCAGCAGGGCGGCTACGCCACATTCGGGACCGGAGCCGCCGGCTACGGGGCAGCGGTACAGGCTGATCCCTACGCGGCCCAGCCGTACACCGACCAGGGGACCAACGTCTCCCGTCCCTTGACCATCGACGACGTCGTCACGAAGACCGGCATCACGCTGGCCGTGCTGACGGCCGTCGCCGCAGTCTCCTACTTCCTGGTCGCCCAGAACCTCGCCCTGGCCATGCCGTTCACCATGGTCGGTGCGCTCGGCGGCCTGGTGCTCGTGCTGATCGCGACGTTCGCCCGCAAGCAGGACAACCCCGCGATCGTGCTGGCCTACGCCGCGCTCGAGGGCCTGTTCCTGGGCGCCTTCTCGTTCGTCATCGCCAACCTGTACGTGTCCGGCGTCAGCGCCGGCGCGCTCATCGGTCAGGCGGTGCTCGGCACCATCGGCGTCTTCGTCGGCATGCTGATCGTCTACAAGACCGGCGCCATCCGCGTCACGCCCAAGTTCACCAGGATGCTGGTCGCGGCCATGTTCGGCGTGCTGGCCCTGGCGCTGGGCAACCTGGTGCTCGGGATGTTCGGCGTCGGCGGCGGTGAAGGCCTCGGCCTGCGCAGCGGTGGCCCCATGGCCATCATCTTCTCGCTGGTCTGCATCGGCATCGCGGCGTTCAGCTTCCTGATCGACTTCGACGCGGCCGACCAGATGATCCGCGCCGGCGCGCCGTCAAAGGCGGGCTGGGGCATCGCCCTTGGCCTGACTGTGACGCTGGTCTGGCTCTACATCGAGATCCTGCAGCTACTGAGCTACTTCCAAAGGGATTAG
- a CDS encoding enoyl-CoA hydratase/isomerase family protein — translation MPENEDILVNVENGVGHVTLNRPKAINSLNHVMATGLAQALHAWEQDDAVHTVLLTGAGERGLCAGGDVVAIHHSAKGDGSEARTFWHDEYVLNAYIADYPKPYVAIMDGIVMGGGVGVGAHGSVRVVTDTTKMGMPEVGIGFIPDVGGTYLLARTPGLLGLHAALTGAPFSGADAIAMGFADHFVPHDDLAAFTDTLVADGVDAALSRHAVETPASPLLAQRDWIDECYTGATVPDVLAALREHGQDAAADQIEGRSPIALAVTLEAVRRAGSLDTLKDVLRQEFRTSCAALRSHDLVEGIRAQLIDKDRNPQWSPRDLASCSKDLVDEYFAPADPDLTFPEEEES, via the coding sequence GTGCCGGAAAACGAGGACATCCTAGTAAATGTCGAGAACGGCGTCGGTCACGTCACGCTGAACCGGCCCAAGGCCATCAATTCGCTGAACCACGTCATGGCCACCGGCCTCGCGCAGGCGCTGCACGCGTGGGAGCAAGACGACGCGGTGCACACGGTCCTCCTGACCGGCGCCGGCGAGCGCGGACTCTGCGCGGGTGGCGACGTCGTCGCGATCCATCACAGCGCCAAGGGCGACGGCAGCGAGGCGCGCACGTTCTGGCACGACGAGTACGTCCTGAACGCCTACATCGCCGACTATCCCAAGCCCTACGTCGCGATCATGGACGGCATCGTGATGGGCGGTGGCGTCGGCGTCGGCGCGCACGGCAGCGTCCGCGTCGTCACCGACACCACCAAGATGGGGATGCCCGAGGTTGGGATCGGCTTCATCCCCGACGTCGGCGGCACCTATCTGCTGGCGCGCACTCCGGGGCTGCTCGGCCTGCATGCCGCGCTGACCGGCGCGCCGTTCTCGGGGGCCGACGCCATCGCCATGGGCTTTGCCGACCACTTCGTGCCGCACGACGACCTGGCGGCGTTCACCGACACGCTCGTCGCCGACGGCGTCGATGCTGCGCTGTCCCGACATGCCGTGGAGACCCCCGCCAGTCCCCTTCTCGCCCAACGGGATTGGATTGACGAGTGCTACACCGGTGCGACGGTGCCCGACGTGCTGGCCGCCCTGCGCGAGCACGGCCAGGACGCCGCCGCCGACCAGATCGAGGGCCGCTCGCCCATCGCCCTGGCGGTCACGCTCGAGGCGGTCAGACGGGCCGGGAGCCTGGACACGCTCAAAGACGTTCTGCGCCAGGAGTTTCGGACGTCTTGCGCGGCATTGCGGTCACACGACCTGGTGGAGGGCATCCGGGCCCAACTCATCGACAAGGACCGCAACCCGCAGTGGTCACCGCGGGACCTGGCATCGTGTTCGAAGGACCTCGTCGACGAGTACTTCGCGCCGGCGGATCCCGACCTGACGTTCCCGGAGGAGGAGGAGTCATGA
- a CDS encoding enoyl-CoA hydratase, translated as MSYETILVTREGRVGTITLNRPKALNALNSQVMVELTTAAAEFDADQGIGAIVVTGNEKAFAAGADIKEMADLSFADVYASDFFATWARFAATRTPTIAAVAGYALGGGCELAMMCDVLIAADSAKFGQPEIKLGVLPGMGGSQRLTRAIGKAKAMDLILTGRTIDAAEAERSGLVSRVVPADALLDEANAVAATIAGMSLSASRMAKEAVNRAFESSLAEGLLYEQRLFHSAFATDDQTEGMAAFTEKRTPNFTHR; from the coding sequence ATGAGTTACGAGACCATTCTGGTGACGCGCGAGGGCCGCGTCGGCACCATCACCCTGAATAGGCCAAAGGCGCTCAACGCCCTCAACAGCCAGGTGATGGTCGAATTGACCACGGCGGCAGCTGAATTCGACGCCGACCAGGGCATCGGCGCGATCGTCGTGACCGGCAACGAGAAGGCCTTCGCGGCGGGTGCGGACATCAAGGAGATGGCCGACCTGTCGTTCGCAGACGTCTACGCGAGTGACTTCTTCGCGACCTGGGCCCGGTTCGCCGCGACCCGCACGCCCACCATCGCGGCCGTCGCGGGGTACGCCCTCGGCGGCGGCTGCGAGCTGGCGATGATGTGCGACGTGCTGATCGCCGCGGACAGCGCGAAGTTCGGCCAGCCCGAGATCAAGCTCGGCGTGCTGCCGGGCATGGGTGGCTCGCAGCGGTTGACCCGCGCCATCGGCAAGGCGAAGGCCATGGACCTGATCCTCACGGGCCGCACCATCGACGCCGCCGAGGCCGAGCGCAGCGGGCTGGTGTCGCGCGTCGTCCCCGCCGATGCGCTGCTCGACGAGGCCAACGCCGTCGCCGCGACCATCGCGGGGATGTCGCTGTCGGCGTCGCGGATGGCCAAGGAGGCCGTCAACCGCGCCTTCGAATCGTCGCTGGCCGAAGGCCTTCTCTACGAGCAGCGGCTGTTCCACTCGGCGTTCGCGACCGACGATCAGACCGAGGGCATGGCGGCCTTCACCGAGAAGCGCACACCCAACTTCACGCACCGTTAA
- a CDS encoding alpha/beta hydrolase, with translation MTDTDTAQDVTAPEVEARPKPDWWVRHYTFFGTAVGLVFVWFSLTPSLLPRGPLFQGLVSGAAGAIGYGLGVFGVWLVRYLRSKDSSPPAPRRAWVVLVVVGVVGQTLAVIWFHVWQDDVRDLMGVPRLTFWDHPLTAVLSIVFLFVFVEIGQLVRRLVRFLVRQLDRVAPPRVSAVVVVTLLLVLSVAVLNGIVVRFAMSTLNHTFESVNDEQDPSNPAPSTPLRSGGPGSLVTWSSLGHQGRVFVGNGPTVADLTAFNGPGAMEPIRAYTGLNSVKGFQAAATLAARELQRMGGLNRAVVAVANTTGTGWINEAEASALEYMYNGNTAIVSMQYSFLPSWLSFLVDKENARQASQALFEAVDALVRTMPEARRPKLVVFGESLGSFGGEAPFLSLNNLIARTDGALFSGPTFNNTIWTDLTRNRDPGSPQWLPIYDQGQNVRFAAEAANLDRPREPWGEPRVVYLQHASDPIAWWNPDLLFAKPDWLREPRGYDVSPRMEWIPIVTFLQVSADMAVAVDVPDGHGHVYVHDVANAWAAIMQPPGWTQAKTDKLRPLLRSDE, from the coding sequence GTGACCGATACGGACACCGCGCAGGACGTGACCGCCCCGGAGGTCGAGGCTCGCCCGAAACCGGACTGGTGGGTGCGGCACTACACGTTCTTCGGCACGGCCGTCGGGCTGGTGTTCGTGTGGTTCTCGCTGACGCCGTCCCTACTGCCGCGCGGTCCCCTCTTCCAGGGCCTGGTGAGCGGCGCGGCGGGGGCGATCGGCTACGGCCTGGGCGTCTTCGGCGTCTGGCTGGTTCGCTATCTGCGCTCGAAGGACAGCAGTCCGCCCGCGCCGCGGCGGGCGTGGGTCGTGCTCGTCGTGGTGGGTGTCGTCGGTCAGACCCTGGCGGTCATCTGGTTCCACGTCTGGCAGGACGACGTCCGCGACCTGATGGGCGTGCCGCGGCTGACCTTCTGGGACCACCCCCTGACGGCGGTGCTCTCGATCGTGTTCCTCTTCGTGTTCGTCGAGATCGGCCAGCTCGTCAGGAGATTGGTGCGGTTCCTGGTACGGCAGCTGGATCGTGTTGCGCCGCCGCGGGTTTCAGCGGTCGTCGTGGTGACGCTGCTGCTGGTGCTGAGCGTCGCCGTGCTCAACGGCATCGTGGTGCGCTTCGCCATGAGCACGCTGAACCACACCTTCGAGTCGGTCAACGACGAGCAGGATCCCAGCAATCCGGCGCCGAGCACGCCGCTGCGGTCCGGTGGGCCCGGTTCGCTGGTGACGTGGTCGTCGCTGGGTCACCAGGGCCGGGTGTTCGTGGGGAACGGTCCCACCGTGGCGGACCTGACGGCGTTCAACGGCCCCGGCGCGATGGAACCGATCCGCGCCTACACGGGGCTCAACTCCGTCAAGGGCTTTCAGGCGGCCGCCACGCTCGCCGCCCGCGAACTGCAGCGGATGGGCGGCCTGAATCGCGCCGTGGTCGCCGTCGCCAACACCACGGGCACGGGGTGGATCAACGAGGCCGAGGCGTCGGCCCTGGAGTACATGTACAACGGCAACACGGCCATCGTGTCGATGCAGTACTCGTTCCTGCCGAGCTGGCTGTCGTTCCTCGTCGACAAGGAGAACGCCCGGCAGGCCAGTCAGGCACTCTTCGAGGCGGTCGACGCGCTGGTGCGCACGATGCCGGAGGCGCGCCGGCCCAAGCTCGTCGTGTTCGGGGAGAGCCTGGGGTCCTTCGGCGGCGAGGCGCCGTTCCTGTCGCTGAACAACCTCATCGCGCGCACCGACGGCGCACTGTTCTCCGGGCCGACGTTCAACAACACCATCTGGACCGACCTGACGCGCAACCGCGATCCGGGATCGCCGCAGTGGCTGCCGATCTACGACCAGGGCCAGAACGTCCGATTCGCCGCGGAGGCCGCCAATCTGGACCGCCCGCGCGAGCCGTGGGGCGAGCCGCGGGTGGTGTACCTGCAGCACGCCTCTGACCCGATCGCGTGGTGGAACCCCGACCTGCTGTTCGCCAAACCGGACTGGCTGCGGGAACCGCGCGGCTATGACGTGTCACCGCGGATGGAGTGGATCCCGATCGTCACGTTCCTGCAGGTGTCGGCCGACATGGCGGTCGCCGTCGACGTTCCCGACGGGCACGGCCACGTCTACGTGCACGACGTGGCGAACGCGTGGGCGGCGATCATGCAGCCGCCGGGTTGGACTCAGGCCAAGACCGACAAGCTACGGCCGCTGCTGCGTTCCGACGAGTGA
- a CDS encoding rhodanese-like domain-containing protein, whose product MSSRIDAVLQSARARLTRIDAADVPAAVARGAVLVDIRPAAQRAVEGEVGAALVIERNVLEWRCDPTSDAHIPEATGDDVEWIVLCSEGYTSSLAAASLQELGLRATDVIGGYHALVATGALQQLDASLVGTQQRP is encoded by the coding sequence GTGAGCAGCCGCATCGACGCCGTCCTGCAGTCGGCTCGCGCCAGGCTGACGCGCATCGACGCCGCCGACGTGCCCGCCGCGGTGGCGCGAGGCGCGGTGCTCGTCGACATCCGGCCCGCCGCGCAGCGCGCCGTCGAGGGCGAGGTCGGCGCCGCCCTCGTCATCGAACGCAACGTGCTCGAGTGGCGCTGCGACCCCACCAGCGACGCGCACATCCCCGAGGCCACCGGCGACGACGTCGAATGGATCGTGCTGTGCTCGGAGGGCTACACGTCCAGTCTCGCGGCGGCCTCGCTGCAGGAGCTCGGCCTGCGCGCCACCGACGTCATCGGCGGCTACCACGCCCTCGTCGCAACGGGCGCGCTACAGCAGCTCGACGCGTCACTCGTCGGAACGCAGCAGCGGCCGTAG
- a CDS encoding cysteine dioxygenase, which produces MSLALPSVVAPTRLRVPDLLRATDVAADHVLSGRYDHVLPVGGPPTDDRWFTRLHGDDELDVWLISWVPERSTELHDHGGSLGALTVVSGALAETRWDGGALRTRRLDAGDQAGFPLGWVHDVVWAPSRPVVVGAPTLSVHAYSPPLTAMSYYEVTDHDSLRRQRTELTDHPEGN; this is translated from the coding sequence ATGTCCCTTGCCCTGCCCTCCGTCGTCGCGCCCACCCGGCTTCGCGTCCCAGATCTGCTGCGGGCGACCGACGTCGCCGCCGATCACGTGCTCTCGGGCCGCTACGACCACGTACTGCCCGTCGGCGGTCCGCCCACCGATGACCGCTGGTTCACCCGGCTGCACGGCGACGACGAACTCGACGTGTGGCTCATCAGCTGGGTGCCCGAGCGTTCGACCGAACTGCACGACCACGGCGGTTCCCTGGGAGCGCTGACCGTCGTCTCGGGTGCCCTCGCCGAAACCCGCTGGGACGGTGGGGCATTGCGTACCCGTCGCCTCGACGCCGGCGACCAGGCCGGGTTTCCGCTCGGCTGGGTGCACGACGTGGTCTGGGCGCCGTCGCGGCCCGTCGTGGTCGGTGCGCCTACGCTGAGCGTGCACGCGTACTCACCGCCCCTCACGGCGATGTCGTACTACGAAGTCACCGACCACGATTCGCTGCGCCGGCAGCGGACCGAGCTGACCGACCACCCGGAGGGGAACTGA